A window of the Hordeum vulgare subsp. vulgare chromosome 5H, MorexV3_pseudomolecules_assembly, whole genome shotgun sequence genome harbors these coding sequences:
- the LOC123395521 gene encoding uncharacterized protein LOC123395521: MGKKGRKPAATKGEAGAAMTLLEAISDEGRVLTMLEVDPATEDPALLDAIRKKNSAALISMLDPRDELSAEDSTNAAGAVWYLVINGNHITGNLNLLTDLTPVCDHWVRNLSGTGPPMQVCARGSVSSNRIKLDDVWYVPGVTDNMVAVAHLTHTNQELKVRVDSGGCSIVRRDGAVVGRGHSKNDLYELDFLDAISGSSWYIVSNAAEHMTGNLHLLTNFTPTRPGRSVRTHTGAMLQVRGKGSLSSTQFAVPGVSYVPGLTENIISVTQLADSGFTVAFGPRGCTVMRSRDGAEVGYALNAGNQLYRLDHLRVAASK, encoded by the exons ATGGGGAAGAAGGGGCGGAAGCCGGCTGCGACGAAGGGGGAGGCTGGAGCGGCGATGACGCTCCTCGAGGCCATCTCCGACGAAGGGAGGGTgctgacgatgctcgaggtggacCCCGCCACTGAGGATCCTGCCCTCCTCGACGCCATCAG gaagaagaacaGTGCTGCTCtgatctccatgcttgatccccgtGATGAGCTCTCAGCCGAAGACAGTACAAATGCAGCTGGTGCTGTTTGGTATCTTGTCATAAATGGCAACCACATAACTGGCAATCTGAATCTGCTAACGGACCTCACGCCTGTGTGTGACCATTGGGTCCGTAACCTCTCTGGGACAGGCCCCCCGATGCAAGTTTGCGCTCGGGGATCGGTGAGCTCTAACAGGATCAAGCTTGATGACGTATGGTATGTTCCTGGGGTCACCGATAATATGGTGGCGGTTGCCCATCTTACCCATACCAATCAAGAACTTAAAGTCAGAGTGGATAGCGGTGGATGTTCTATTGTGCGGCGTGATGGTGCTGTAGTTGGCAGAGGGCATTCGAAGAACGATCTGTATGAGCTCGACTTTCTTGACGCCATTAG TGGATCTTCCTGGTACATCGTCTCGAATGCTGCTGAACACATGACTGGCAACCTGCACCTCCTGACGAACTTCACTCCCACGCGTCCTGGCCGCTCAGTCCGGACACACACGGGCGCGATGTTGCAGGTGCGTGGCAAGGGGTCCCTGAGCTCCACCCAGTTTGCCGTCCCTGGAGTCAGCTACGTCCCAGGGCTCACAGAGAACATCATCTCGGTGACCCAGCTCGCCGACAGCGGCTTCACCGTTGCGTTTGGGCCCCGTGGCTGCACTGTCATGAGGAGCCGCGACGGGGCTGAGGTTGGCTACGCTCTCAATGCGGGCAACCAGCTGTACCGGCTCGACCACCTCAGGGTCGCTGCCAGCAAGTAG